The Caballeronia sp. SL2Y3 genome includes a window with the following:
- a CDS encoding rod shape-determining protein → MFGFLRSYFSNDLAIDLGTANTLIYMRGKGIVLDEPSVVSIRQEGGPNGKKTIQAVGKEAKQMLGKVPGNIEAIRPMKDGVIADFTVTEQMIKQFIKTAHESRMFSPSPRIIICVPCGSTQVERRAIKEAAHGAGASQVYLIEEPMAAAIGAGLPVSEATGSMVVDIGGGTTEVGVISLGGIVYKGSVRVGGDKFDEAIVNYIRRNYGMLIGEQTAEAIKKEIGSAFPGSEVKEMEVKGRNLSEGIPRSFTISSNEILEALTDPLNQIVSSVKIALEQTPPELGADIAERGMMLTGGGALLRDLDRLLAEETGLPVLVAEDPLTCVVRGSGMALERMDKLGSIFSYE, encoded by the coding sequence ATGTTCGGCTTTTTGCGCAGCTATTTTTCCAACGACCTGGCGATTGATCTCGGCACCGCCAACACGCTGATCTACATGCGCGGCAAGGGCATCGTCCTAGACGAGCCGTCAGTCGTCTCCATCCGTCAAGAAGGCGGCCCGAACGGCAAGAAGACCATTCAGGCTGTCGGCAAGGAAGCGAAGCAAATGCTCGGCAAAGTGCCGGGCAACATCGAAGCCATTCGTCCGATGAAAGACGGCGTGATCGCCGACTTCACCGTCACCGAGCAGATGATCAAGCAGTTCATCAAGACTGCACACGAATCCCGCATGTTCTCGCCGTCGCCGCGCATCATCATTTGCGTGCCGTGCGGCTCCACGCAAGTCGAGCGCCGCGCCATTAAGGAAGCGGCTCACGGCGCGGGCGCATCGCAGGTGTATCTCATCGAGGAACCGATGGCCGCGGCAATCGGCGCGGGCCTGCCGGTCTCGGAAGCCACGGGCTCCATGGTCGTGGACATCGGCGGCGGCACGACGGAAGTCGGCGTCATCTCGCTCGGCGGCATCGTGTACAAAGGCTCGGTGCGCGTGGGCGGCGACAAGTTCGACGAAGCCATCGTCAATTACATCCGTCGCAACTACGGCATGCTGATCGGCGAGCAAACCGCTGAAGCCATCAAGAAGGAAATCGGCTCGGCGTTCCCCGGCTCGGAAGTGAAGGAAATGGAAGTCAAGGGCCGCAACCTGTCCGAAGGCATTCCGCGCAGCTTCACCATTTCGAGCAACGAAATCCTCGAAGCCCTCACCGATCCGCTGAACCAGATCGTCTCGTCGGTGAAGATCGCGCTGGAACAGACGCCGCCGGAACTCGGCGCGGACATCGCCGAGCGCGGCATGATGCTGACGGGCGGCGGCGCGCTCCTGCGCGACCTCGACCGCCTGCTCGCGGAAGAAACCGGCTTGCCGGTGCTCGTCGCCGAAGATCCGCTGACCTGCGTGGTGCGCGGTTCGGGCATGGCGCTCGAACGCATGGACAAGCTCGGCAGCATCTTCTCTTACGAGTGA
- the gatC gene encoding Asp-tRNA(Asn)/Glu-tRNA(Gln) amidotransferase subunit GatC, with protein sequence MSLTLTDVKRIAHLARLELPDHEAEPTLARLNDFFGLVEQMQAVDTAGIEPLAHPIDAIEEVALRLRDDAVSERIERQEFQRCAPAVQDGLYLVPKVIE encoded by the coding sequence ATGTCATTGACCCTGACCGACGTTAAACGCATCGCGCATCTCGCGCGGCTGGAACTGCCCGACCACGAGGCCGAACCGACGCTTGCGCGGCTCAACGACTTCTTCGGTCTCGTCGAGCAGATGCAGGCGGTCGATACCGCAGGCATCGAGCCGCTCGCGCATCCTATCGACGCCATCGAGGAAGTCGCCCTGCGACTGCGCGACGACGCAGTCTCAGAGCGGATCGAGCGCCAAGAGTTCCAGCGTTGCGCGCCGGCCGTGCAGGACGGGCTTTATCTCGTGCCGAAGGTGATCGAGTGA
- the gatA gene encoding Asp-tRNA(Asn)/Glu-tRNA(Gln) amidotransferase subunit GatA encodes MHQKSLTELRAALDSKAISAVELAQSYLQRIEAAKELNAFIGVNPELTLEQAKAADALIAQGNAGALAGLPVAHKDVFVTRGWGSTAGSHMLENYASPFDATVVERLNRAGMVCLGKTNMDEFAMGSSNENSYFGAVKNPWDLKAVPGGSSGGSAAAVAARLAPAATGTDTGGSIRQPASFTGITGIKPTYGRVSRYGMIAFASSLDQGGPMAQTAADCALLLNAMGGFDERDSTSLQRENEDYTRYLGKNWSEDADKPLKGLRIGMPKEYFGAGLADDVRAAIDAALKQYEALGATLVEVSLPKTELSIPVYYIIAPAEASSNLSRFDGVRYGHRAAEYRDLLDMYKKSRAEGFGPEVKRRILVGTYVLSHGYYDAYYLQAQKIRRIIARDFQEAFKQCDVIMGPVAPSVAWNLGEKTDDPVQMYLADIYTLSVSLAGLPGMSVPCGFGAGANANRPVGLQIVGNYFNEARMLQVADAFQRATDWHRKAPSASGV; translated from the coding sequence ATGCATCAGAAAAGCTTGACCGAACTGCGCGCCGCGCTCGACTCGAAGGCGATCTCCGCCGTCGAGCTGGCGCAGTCGTACCTGCAACGCATCGAAGCCGCGAAGGAGCTGAACGCGTTCATCGGCGTGAATCCGGAGCTCACGCTGGAACAGGCGAAAGCCGCCGACGCGCTCATCGCGCAGGGCAATGCCGGTGCGCTCGCCGGCCTGCCCGTCGCGCATAAGGACGTGTTCGTCACGCGCGGCTGGGGCTCGACGGCGGGTTCCCACATGCTGGAGAACTACGCGAGCCCGTTCGATGCCACCGTTGTCGAGCGCCTGAACCGCGCCGGCATGGTGTGTCTCGGCAAGACGAACATGGACGAGTTCGCCATGGGCTCGTCCAACGAGAACTCGTACTTCGGCGCGGTGAAGAACCCGTGGGACCTGAAGGCCGTGCCGGGCGGATCGTCGGGCGGGTCGGCAGCGGCCGTCGCCGCGCGCCTCGCGCCCGCCGCGACCGGCACCGACACGGGCGGGTCCATCCGCCAGCCCGCGTCGTTTACCGGCATCACCGGCATCAAGCCGACGTACGGCCGCGTGTCGCGCTACGGGATGATCGCGTTCGCGTCGTCGCTCGATCAGGGCGGACCGATGGCGCAGACCGCCGCCGACTGCGCGCTGCTTCTGAACGCGATGGGCGGCTTCGACGAGCGCGACTCCACGAGCCTGCAACGCGAGAACGAGGATTACACGCGCTATCTCGGCAAGAACTGGAGCGAGGACGCCGACAAGCCTTTGAAAGGCTTGCGCATCGGCATGCCGAAGGAGTACTTCGGCGCGGGACTCGCCGACGACGTGCGCGCCGCCATCGACGCTGCGCTCAAGCAGTACGAAGCCCTTGGCGCGACGCTCGTCGAAGTCTCGCTGCCGAAGACCGAGCTTTCGATTCCCGTGTACTACATCATCGCGCCGGCGGAAGCGTCGTCCAACCTGTCGCGCTTCGACGGCGTGCGCTACGGGCATCGCGCGGCCGAATACCGCGACCTGCTCGACATGTACAAGAAGTCGCGCGCCGAAGGCTTCGGGCCGGAAGTGAAGCGCCGGATTCTGGTCGGCACGTACGTGTTGTCGCACGGCTATTACGACGCGTACTACCTGCAGGCGCAGAAGATTCGCCGCATCATCGCGCGGGATTTCCAGGAAGCGTTCAAGCAGTGCGACGTCATCATGGGACCGGTCGCGCCGTCGGTGGCTTGGAATCTCGGCGAGAAGACCGACGATCCCGTGCAGATGTACCTCGCCGACATCTACACGCTCTCCGTGAGCCTCGCGGGCCTGCCGGGCATGAGCGTGCCGTGCGGCTTCGGCGCGGGCGCGAATGCGAATCGGCCGGTCGGTCTGCAGATCGTCGGCAACTATTTCAACGAAGCCCGGATGCTCCAGGTCGCCGACGCGTTTCAGCGCGCGACCGACTGGCACCGCAAGGCACCATCGGCATCGGGAGTGTGA